A DNA window from Daucus carota subsp. sativus chromosome 3, DH1 v3.0, whole genome shotgun sequence contains the following coding sequences:
- the LOC108214095 gene encoding uncharacterized protein LOC108214095 isoform X2, with amino-acid sequence MIMTISASFHYISLLLLINFNLIFSDSVCEFTLSENNKVYNYKLGSPISNYPHGARSEDGFYKVAVNETVLWFQLCDMMIFNHGQPSCLGCEGCGGPSHCGMGCSALVSNNLGGYHVCTSVGNTSSMTIDLIDKRTPHAGVIVKMSSGLPYCSLSVSVICDSNEVQGPLTLNRSGKCDYATQFKHPAGCATIVSAHGKGWGWFVTLLTIILCLFGAYLVVGAVYRYFFLHIRGIDIIPNLEFWASLPHTVQGLFMSLVRRFRGPSEGYRSSYSPVNF; translated from the exons ATGATTATGACAATTTCTGCATCATTTCACTATATATCATTACTactgttaattaattttaatttgattttctcAGACTCAGTTTGTGAATTCACTCTAAGTGAAAACAACAAGGTCTATAACTACAAACTGGGATCGCCTATTTCCAATTATCCACATGGTGCTCGTAGTGAAGAtgg gTTTTACAAAGTGGCGGTGAACGAGACAGTGCTTTGGTTTCAG CTATGTGACATGATGATTTTCAACCATGGTCAACCTTCATGTTTGGGCTGCGAG GGCTGTGGAGGGCCATCACATTGTGGAATGGGTTGCAGTGCACTTGTTTCTAATAATTTGGGAG GCTATCATGTATGTACATCTGTTGGGAATACCTCAAGCATGACAATTGATCTTATTG ATAAAAGGACTCCCCATGCTGGTGTGATCGTTAAGATGTCTAGTGGCCTGCCTTACTGTTCTCTTTCTGTCTCTGTGATCTGTGATTCCAATGAAGTTCAG GGGCCTCTCACGTTGAATAGAAGTGGGAAATGTGATTAT gcTACCCAATTTAAGCATCCTGCTGGTTGTGCAACAATTGTATCTGCACATGGTAAAGGATGGGGCTGGTTTGTTACCCTTTTAACCAT TATTTTGTGCCTCTTTGGAGCTTATCTAGTAGTTGGTGCTGTGTATCGATACTTCTTCCTGCACATTCGTGGAATAGAT ATCATACCCAATTTGGAATTTTGGGCCAGCTTACCACATACTGTCCAG GGTTTATTTATGTCTTTAGTACGGAGATTTAGAGGACCTTCTGAAGGGTACCGAAGCTCCTACTCTCCTGTCAACTTTTGA
- the LOC108214095 gene encoding uncharacterized protein LOC108214095 isoform X1, translated as MMIFNHGQPSCLGCEGCGGPSHCGMGCSALVSNNLGGYHVCTSVGNTSSMTIDLIDKRTPHAGVIVKMSSGLPYCSLSVSVICDSNEVQGPLTLNRSGKCDYATQFKHPAGCATIVSAHGKGWGWFVTLLTIILCLFGAYLVVGAVYRYFFLHIRGIDIIPNLEFWASLPHTVQGLFMSLVRRFRGPSEGYRSSYSPVNF; from the exons ATGATGATTTTCAACCATGGTCAACCTTCATGTTTGGGCTGCGAG GGCTGTGGAGGGCCATCACATTGTGGAATGGGTTGCAGTGCACTTGTTTCTAATAATTTGGGAG GCTATCATGTATGTACATCTGTTGGGAATACCTCAAGCATGACAATTGATCTTATTG ATAAAAGGACTCCCCATGCTGGTGTGATCGTTAAGATGTCTAGTGGCCTGCCTTACTGTTCTCTTTCTGTCTCTGTGATCTGTGATTCCAATGAAGTTCAG GGGCCTCTCACGTTGAATAGAAGTGGGAAATGTGATTAT gcTACCCAATTTAAGCATCCTGCTGGTTGTGCAACAATTGTATCTGCACATGGTAAAGGATGGGGCTGGTTTGTTACCCTTTTAACCAT TATTTTGTGCCTCTTTGGAGCTTATCTAGTAGTTGGTGCTGTGTATCGATACTTCTTCCTGCACATTCGTGGAATAGAT ATCATACCCAATTTGGAATTTTGGGCCAGCTTACCACATACTGTCCAG GGTTTATTTATGTCTTTAGTACGGAGATTTAGAGGACCTTCTGAAGGGTACCGAAGCTCCTACTCTCCTGTCAACTTTTGA